The Drosophila sechellia strain sech25 chromosome 2R, ASM438219v1, whole genome shotgun sequence nucleotide sequence TACTCGTTGTGAGCGTTCGCAAGGTTCTGTAGATCGGCGACCCGGCTGATTTCACTAAATACATTCGTATTTCGTCGGAGTCTGTAGTCGCGGGCTTTTAATAAACTGAGAAAGCGGGGAATTCGCTGAAATCATTCGCACAAATTTCGTCAGCACCGGCAACGTGTGTCTACGAACAGCTGTTGCTATTAGTGATGGCCCGCTAATGGTTGCGATACATCGAAATGGGACGATAGTAGAAAAGTGCTAAAGGGAATTCAATTAAAGTTAAAAATGATTATTGTTTAGAAATTCGATCCTAGATCTAAATGAGATCAATAAATTATTCCagtttaatattattatttaacatatcaatgaatgtttaatttaaaactaacaTGTGAGATTAAGTAAGTGCCTATTTGCATCCCTGAAATCGGTCATACGCAACACTGCATTTCAGCTATTTATGCCGCCAAGGAATATGGTTACTCTAATGCCCACGTGCGTTTTGTTTGGCCTCCGCCGGCGCTAAATTCAACCAAAATTACCTGCAATTTCAAGGATTCCCCGGTAAACAAGATATTAGCGACTGCTACACCATGGTCTTTTTCACGTGCAACATCTGCGGCGAGTCGGTAAAGAAACCGGCGGTGGAGAAGCACTACCAGACGCGCTGTCGCGGCAAAGACAAGAACGTGTCATGCATGGACTGCCTGAAGGACTTTTACGGCGAGGAGTATGTGGCACACATTAAGTGCATCTCGGAGGCCCAGAAGTACGCCAGCCAAAGCCAGGGCTTTGCCGCCAAGGAGCCACGCAACAAGAACGCCCAGAAGCAGGAGAGTTGGATGGACATCATCCGGTCGATCCTCGACAGCAACGAGTACAATTTAACTCCGCCCGTTCGATCCGCCTTCCAGAAGCTCCAGAGCGTCGACAACGTGCCCCGCAAGAAGGCCAAGTTCGAGAACTTCGTGGGAAACTGCATGCGCATGCCCCGCAACCAGGCCTCCCAGGTGTGGGATATTCTCGAGAAGGAGCTGAACAAGATGAAGGAGGCAAAGCAAGCGGACCTGGCCAGAGCCAAGGCGGAGAAGATTGCGGAAATACAGCAGAAACAGAAGGCAGAGGCCGAAGAAGAGGCGCCACCCAAGAAGAAGGCCAAAGTGGAGGCCACGGAAGATGCTGCTGCCGAGGAGACCTCCAATGGTGTGTCCAGCGACTTTGATTGGACCGCCCAGCTAACTAAAATCGTTACCAAGCAAGCAGATGGCATTTTCTTGGAAAAACTTCGTAAGAAGCTGCTCAAGAAGTATGCCAAGCATCTGTCCGTCGAGGAGTTGAACGAAAAACAGACGAAGAAGTTCCACAAACGTTTTGATAAGCAACTCAAGCTCGCCGATTCCTTGCAAGTGGAGGGCGATTTAGTTAAGATCGGAAGCTAGCCGAATATCCTACCTTTAGTCATAGTTAAATTATAACAAAAGGACAATAAAAGTGTAAGCTGCAAATGGTGCCCATGTATTAATCCCACATCTAGGATTTGTACTTTAGATACTGCATACATTGCTTCAAATGATTGCGTGTCTCTTCGCACTGGGCTGTTTGATGGAAGCGCTTGGTCGGACAGTGCAGGATCATCTCGTTGGCTACGCACTCGAGGACCAGCCCGGGATACGGATGACAGCCATGGCGCGAGAAACGTTTGGCCAGCTGCTTCACTCCTTTATGTGGCATCAGTGAGAGCGCTGCAAAGGGTAGTTCATTTAGAGATGATTAATAAACAACTCGGACAACTGGCACACCATGCTTGTCGCACTTGACATAGGTGTCATAGAGGAGCTCTATGTCCGCATCGTTGACCAGGTCGCTTTCCAAGTGCTCCTTTACCTCATTGAGGTTCAATGAACGGCGGTCCCTGCCCAGGAAGTTCGTACTGTTGAAACTGCACTCAGCGGTGCACTGAATAAGCAATTAGTTTGGTACTTGTTTACGCTCATCAACCGAACTCACAAACATGTATGTCTGCTCCTCTTCATCCGTCTCGTATGGAATCTTTTCGTGCCATTCCATCTGGCAGTCGCTAAAATGGGGACTCTCGTCGTGCAGGTCGCAGCAGAAATCATGCTGCAATAAAAAGTTGTTCCCGATCATCATTTTATATGACGATTTCATTGTCTGGCTCTCGAGttcaatttttttataaatcgcTCTAAGTCCATCCATAGACTTGGCTACAACTCACCATTGTATCTACAGAATTCAGTTCACAGTCTTCATCCAACTCCGGCGGAGTACTCCTGCCCGTCACCCAAGCGGTCAGAAGGAGGAGCAGAAATGCGAACAGTTTGGAGCACATTTTCCGCAATGCCAGGGGTAAATCCATTTAGAAGTCAGCGGCTTTTATAACTGAGTGCCCGCTTGAGGGGTGTAATTTTGCGTAACATTTGATGGCTTTTAATTTGGGGCTTAATTTACGTTTTTAATTATTCCAACCGAAAATGGCCAAACAGTCTGGCCGGGTGCAGCGTCATCGTGACCGTCGACGCCGTCATCGTAACGCTCCAGTTCCTGGAACGCACTGCAGTTCCATTAGCCCGCTGCACTCGAAGATAAATGATGAAAAGGCGCAGGCATCCATCACCGATCAAGCGGCGCAATATCCAAATATAGCAAAAATTACCCGGGCCCTGGGCCACGCACTTTCCTTTGGTCTTCTGGTCGGGCGAAGATGACTGGTATGATGTCTAGCAAATGCATGCGGAAGCATTCCCGATCCCAATTCCATTCCCACACCCATTCCGCTGCATTCAGCTGCAACTAATTAACCGAGAAATACATCATAAATAGTCCAACTGACGGACCCCCATCCCCCGTCATTGGTTCCAGTTGCATCTTGGgttccagctcctcctgctcctactcctccacctccacctcctcctcgccCGCACCCGATCCTCATCAGTCAGGGCGCAGACGTTGCGTCGCTGCCTCAGAAGTTTaccatttgtttattttcgactcgcacacacacccCGCCGAGGAATGGGAGTGCTCCGGATTAGTGATGTTAGACCTTAAGAACtagctttttatttaaatgttaaattgaATGTTCGTTTAAGATTGGTCATACCACTCGGAAAACCCCTCAATATTATTTAGAACGGTGTTAGCATAAACTGATTCCAAACTTTTTCATTTCCGCCTCATTTTGAGAACAGATACATTCGTAttaacttttaaattaaaatgaaggGTTCATGCTAAAACTAAACTGACAAATTACTATGCACGATTTTAATTCATATGCCAGGTTTTACTGAGTTTAAAaccattttaaacaaaaaactcTAACTTAGCTGTTTTAGCACCACTGCTCAAAAGTCTTGGAGTGGGCACCAGCCTCTGAGGAGTGGGTGTGGATATGCGTGTGGACTCGGTGTGACTGTGGAGAAGGTATCCATACGCTTCGCCCTTTCCTCGCGGCGCTTCACGGTGGCATGCGCTGCGGGAATTTTGGGGGGCAAGAGCAATCGAGCGGCACGTGCCCGCCTCAAGTTCAGTTCCCTGGAATTGGGACTCCCGAAACTATCTGGTAGCACCAATGTGTTACGGAAGCCCGGCCCAGAAGTCTCCCTTAGGAGAACTAATTTATATATCCAAGGTGACCATATGTTTATAGCGCTCTATAGCGATCTTCAGGAGAATCTCACTTATTTAATATTGGTTTGAAAACTCTACCTTTTTAAAACACGAAATACATGGTAAGTTAGTCTTAGTGAAACACAGGATgatgtatattattattattatattatgcATTGATGTATAATAGTGAAGCACAGGAAACAACATTTATGAAGTCGTTCAAAAGTTGGTAAGCAAGGTAACACATGGGCGATATATTTTAAACGTTTATAGACTCAATCATATGATTGGGTTTATAAAAAggaatacatatatattctcAATGAGGAATATGAATTACAATGAACGTACCCCTATGTATAATAATCGAGGTGTAATGATATAATGTTGATTTTGAATATCACCCCATGCCAACGACGACTGTTGATggtaaacaataataaagaATTGTCATAATCGAACAGCATCTGGTTCGGAGTGCAGTCAGTGTGTGGATCCTATTCGGGCACAGACGTATGGTATCTGGGCCTCCAGAGAAACTCTCGCTTTCCgccactcacccacacacgcacaaacTAAACGGCACTCCGGCCAGCagctcacacagatactcgaTGGTAACGGACGGATGAGCACCGAGTCGAGGAGAATCCGACGCGGAGACGACGGCCAATCAGTCGAGAATCTGTTGGCAAGCCGTGCAGTTCGTTCGGGTTTCCTTGCTCGCGTGTTCAGGAAGCAGAAAGCAAAAGCAGAGGAGCTGGGCCGCCACTTGGAGCGACAGTTCCAAAATTCTGTCAACTATACACACGGCATAAACCTCTACATATATTCGTCGAATAGATAGTGccacattttatttataaatcgGCTATATTTTTGGATCAAACTTGAGGCGAAGGCAAGAGTGGTTCAGGAATTCGGTTTTGTGTCTAGTGTGAAAAAAAAGTGGCGAAATTGTGAAATCCCCGCGTGTCAAAGTCAAAGAAGTAAAGAGATACACAAGTCAGGAAGGACCCATCCATATCCCGCCACAATGCCGACCTTCGGCAGTAAGTTGCTCGCCTGCCTGCTGCTCAGCTCGGTGATCCTGGTCAGCGGACAGTTCGAGCACTATCTGGACAGCCTGCGCGCCTCGGAATTGTACGAGTTCGAGGAGGGCTCCCTGGGCAGCATACAGCTCTTGCCCAAGGGCGACAGCGAGACGATCGTGCTGCAACTGGAGCAGCCCATTCACTTCTACGGGGAGCAGTACGAGCAGCTCTATGTGAGTACCCCTAGCATACCCCCCTCAGTGGATGCAGAATTATGTGAGACTACAAAGTATCTCAAAGATTGTGCACTGAATGAATTTTTGCAGCGTGCAGGGTGACGAGGTGATAAGCACGCGTTGATAAGGGGCAATCTATATGCAAACACAACGCGGTTCAATAGTTTCTAGACTACCATGCATCTATTTCTGGGGAGCCTGCTTTGTTGTGGTGCCCGCGTATTTATAGGCGACATTAATTTTCGGCAAAACATGACAGGTCGCACATCAATTTCCACACACGCACCCCACTCGCACGGTGTCCCAATAAGCCCCAAAGTGCCACACATCCACAGCTACAATCCGCAGGCACTTGAGGGTGGTCCAAgaccaaaaaccgaaaaccaaacCCATTGATATCGCTTTGCCGCCTTGGCCAAGTGCCAGATGCCAGAGCTCCGGGCATCCAAGTGTCTGAGAGGTTTCGGCACTTGGCAGCCAAGTTATGAGTTCTCCGAAGTGAGAGCCTACTGCGAGTGTCTCCTATTTTTGAACGCGCTTTTTTATCTGCTCTGCATTTTGTTAGTTAATTAACTAAATTTATGTGTCTGACGTAGAGAAATAGCACGCGGCACAGAATCAGAACGGCCAAAACGAGCACTATGGCCATAGAAATCCATAAATTTCGTTGAAAATTCCTAGGCGAATGCTTGAAATGATCGGAGGAGCCAGTAGCTAGTAGCCAGCTCCAAAGCGCTTGGGTCGGATTGGTGTCGAAGCCATTACGAAAGGGTATAAATAAACTCGTCAATAGTCCGTCAGTCAGTCGGCCAAAGCGTGAGAACAATGCCAGCCTAGATTTCTTCAAtaggaaaaaattaaaaataatgttgCTATAAAAAAACATGAAAAGATCATTCGAGGATatgaatttgcatttcattacaaattaaattttgagGGGAATCTATTTTATGTTTCGTGGTGTTTATGTTTCGATTCCTAATCTTTAAGATCTCACTAGATTTGTCGTTTTGTATGCAAATTCCACATCCACTCTTTAGcaaaacacaaacaattttaacaacaatttaaacattttgaattCTTTGAGGCCAGTCCAAGTCCTGAAACAATTCAGGTGTGAAATAGAGACTGAGCAGAAGTGAAGCATTTGATGTTTGCTTACCCAACCTCAATCTGGCACCCATTGTGGCATGTTGGATATCCATGCGGAGTTCGGTATCCATACAAATCACCAGGGAAGCTGCCGGAATTTCCAGACACGCCGTGTTTCCCCGTCGCGATGAACGGAACCCGTGGAGCCACCAGAGTGACATGATTTATGCAACGGCCTGGCGGCAACCACAAGAAAGGCATTTCGGAAACACCTGTGCTCCCATTCCGGGTTGTTTATTCAGATTGCCTGTTGCATCGATGGAGTTGCAGCTAATTATAGGCGGATCGTTAGGCGGATGTCGGCCGAGGACTCAATTAGGAGGCACTGCAGCAGATCACTTGATATGCATCGCCCTTCGTCAGATCACTTGCCGCCTTGTTAatggtttgttgttgttttgtttccGCCAGGCGAATGGCCATTAGGAGTTAAGTGGCCCGTTAGCACTTCACGGGGCGCACTGATTGCCACGCCATATGGAGGCCAAGTATTTCCACTTCAAACGATCCCAAGTGGAACTTCCTTATTTCCATACACTGATAAAAATTATCCTGGAatctttaaaatgtaataagcaaaacattttctataacatttttttttagcttatCGCCTTCAAAACATGTGACATATGTGACAAAGACAATTGATCTTTTAAATGTAACTCCTTAGTATTCCTTATCTATGTTACTTATCCTTTCTTGAATTCCTCAGATCAACACCAATGGCATCCTCACCTTCAACTCCGAGTTCCCTGAATATCTGAACCAGCCCTTTCCGCTGGAATATGCTTCGATAGCGGCCTTCTACTCGAACGTGGATACCTCGTTCAGCGATGAGGGCACCTGGATCTCCCTGTTCGAGTCCAAGGAACAAAGTATCCTCGACAGGGCCTCCAGTTTGGTGCGTTATGCCTTTAGCAGCCAGTCTGAATTCGAGGCTCGCCAGGTGATCGTGGCCACGTGGCGCAATGTGGGCTACTTCGACTCCAAGACGGACCGTCTGAACACCTTCCAGGTGGCGCTGATTGCCAACGAACAGAGCACGTTTGTGCAATTCATCTATCCGGATGGCGGTCTTAACTGGTTGCAGGGCGAGACAGCTGGATTGGGTCTCCCCGACATTCGCGCGCAGGCAGGATTCGTGGCTGAAGATGGACGCTTCTACACCTTGAACGGTTCCGGATCGGAGAATGTAAGTGTGTTTGGTAGAATTTGACTATGGGTCTTATAATTCCCCATTTCTCCTATGTAGGCCCGTTTCCTGAGCGAAAGCACCAACCTTGGTGTTCCCGGAGTCTGGCTATTTGAAGTGGCCCCCATTGAGAGCGAGCAGAACGTGAGGACTCCCGACAATGCCGAGTCCCTCACAGAGTCCCCCGCTTTGGCTCTGAGTTGCCAGGCCCACGCCCATCAGTGCCACGAGAAGGCCGAGTGCCACGACAAGGCCGAAGGATATTGCTGTGTCTGCGGGTCCGGATTCTATGGCAATGGAAAGTCCTGCCTGGCCAATGATCAACCGATCCGAGTGACAGGAACTCTGGCCGGAGAGCTGAACAAGCAGCCCGTCAGCGAGGATGCCCAGCTGCAGTCGTATGTGGTGACCAGCGAAGGCCGCACCTATACCACCATTAATCCCTTGACCCCCGAACTGGGCGCCCAACTCCGACTGGTTCTCCCACTGCTTACCACCGTGCCCTGGCTGTTCGCCAAGTCGGTGGGTGGTGTGGTCAATGGATACCAATTAACCGGCGGTGTCTACACCCATGTATCTCGATTGCAATTCGATTCTGGGGAGAATCTTCATGTGAATCAGACCTTCGAGGGCCTCAACTACTGGGACCAGCTATCCGTGAAGATTGAGATATATGGTGAGGTTCCGGCGGTGGCAGCGGATGCAGTCCTGGTCCTACCCGACTACGTGGAGGAGTACACTTTCGAAAGACCTGGAGAACTGAAATCTGTCCAGGTGctcaatataaatattacCGAAGAGCAGCGTGTGTTGGGACTTCAGGTAAGTCCTTTCTTTCCACGTTAATTTGGTGTACCgatttttaaatgttaattttatgTTTTCTGCAGGTGGAGCAAAGAATTTTGTACCGCAGCTGCCTGCGCGATGACGAGGCAGATCCCAGTGCCACCAAGGTGCTGCAGAAGATCTCCAACATGGCACTCGACTATGTGGAGCGTGACCAGGCTCTGCGCATTGGCGCCATGAGCAAGGTGGGCGTGACCCCCGAATCGAATGCCTGCAACGATGGTACCGCCGAATGCGTGGAGAACTCCGTCTGCGTTCCTTACAAGGACACCTACCGGTGCGACTGCTACCACGGTTTCGCTGCCCAGCTGGACGAGCGTGGAGTGGAGGTCTGCCTGGACATCGACGAGTGCGCGACGGGCTCCCACGTCTGCGATGAGAATGCTGTCTGCGACAACACAGAGGGCGGATTCAACTGCTACTGTACCGAGGGATTCGAGGGCAACGGCTACCGTTGTCTGTCCAACAGCACCGCTGACAACATTGAGTACCCGCCAGCAGTCGAGGGACAAGCTGAACCCACCTCCGAACCAAACCCCAATCCCATCCCTTATCCCGACCAGGGACAGGACCAGGAGCGGGAAAGGGAAGATGAGCGTGAACGGGATCGTGAGCAGTATCCCCAACCgaatccatatccatatcctgAGGAGCAGATACCCCAACACCCCGACGAGTGCTACGTGAGTAAACTAAAAGCCTGattgaaattgatatttttcttaatattGAATGAAATTGGAGAAGAGAGACTataccaaaaataaacattctaTGGTTTTTAAGATCGAAATGAGCGCTCAGAAGTATGCAACACTTCTGGTAAATGTGAAGTGGGCATCTTTTCATTCTATGTATTAATCGTATTCAGCGCTGCTCGAAGGACGCCGACTGTTACCAGGGACGTTGCACGTGTCACGAAGGATTCGACGGCGATGGCTACACCTGCACCAATATTTGCGGACATGGCGAAGTTTGGGAGAACGGACGTTGCGAGCCTCTGTTGCTCGAGAGGCACGATGTGGATCTGCTGTGCGATGCTCTAGGGGAATGCCGATGCCCCTATGGATACGAACTGAGCGAGGATAGTCTGCGCTGCACTTACGTGCAAGAATTCGATGGAGAAAGGAATGCCGATCTGAGTGAGATTCTGTCAAGATAGGTGGAAGGCGTCGGGATAACTTAGCCATCTTGTACCTTGTAGTTCCCTGCGATGTGGATGAAAACTGTCACATCAACGCCACCTGCAATTGGTATGGCCAGGAGTTTCGCCACATTTGCACTTGCCAGCCGGGATTCAGAGGCGATGGATACAACTGCGACCCCATCAGCGACGACTCCTGTGCAATTGTAAGTGATACCTTCATATAAGATATCCCCATGACAGCATCTTTAAAACCCCTTCAGAGACCCAATATCTGTGACGTTCATGCCGACTGCGTCTATGAGGAGCAGCTGGGCAAGTCGGAgtgccactgccaggcggGCTACACAGGCAACGGCTTCAATTGTCAGTTGGCCGCCGAGTGCCAGTCCGCAGAGCATTGTGGCGAGAATGCCTTCTGCGACGACGGCGTCTGCCGCTGCCAAGCGGACTTCGAGCGGGACGTCAGTGACCGCTGTGTTCCGGCGGGACGTTGCGGCAGCGTCTTCTGCGGCTCGAATGCCATTTGCAAGTGGGACTCGGTAGAGGGCGTCCAGTACTGCGACTGCCTCAAAGGATATCAGGGCGACGCTCTTACAGGATGCACCAGCAAGCCTCTGTCCTGCCACGTCCTTAACAACTGCGGCATCCACGCCACCTGCGAACCCACCGAGTAAGTGCCTAAATAATggaataattttataattaactGATCTTTAGAACTATATGAAATATGCAATATGCATTTTTTGTAGTGTTTTATGTTCTGATAGGATTATGATTATTTCTGCTGCTATATTTATAGGGATCCGGCCAATTACGAGTGCCAGTGCATCGCTGGTTTCAAGGGAGATGGATACGTGTGCATCGAGGAGCAGAACTGCCTGAACAACCCGACCTTGTGCGACATGAATGCCCAGTGCCGTTCGACCAATTCCGGTCTAGTTTGCGTCTGCAATCAGGGTGAGTTTGAAAAGATTCGAGGACAGCCCTCCGATGTCACTGTGGGCGGGTGGTCCGCTCCTCAAGGCCACCCCTCTTCTGTTCGCACGGGGCGCATGAGTTGAAGAAGCAGAATCCGAAGATGGACAAAGCCAGAACCACATTGAAATAGCCGTTATTGCGGTCCCAGGTCAGCGGATGCATAAAGAATTCTCGCATGGACTGGAAGTGCGTGGGGCGCTTGTTAGCCTCGTCGGTTATGCTGGGCTTAAAGTTTTGTTGGTTGAAGGACCGGCATTTCTGTCTAAGTCCTCCGGCGGATGAACGGCACAGCCTTGTTAGCACTTTCTGGGTATGACGCATCCCTTAACAGAGTAACAAAATTAATTGGTTTATATAAGCCATAGAAGAAAACTTACCGTTTAATTGATCAGCAAGCTGAAAATTTTGAAG carries:
- the LOC6608492 gene encoding cell growth-regulating nucleolar protein; protein product: MVFFTCNICGESVKKPAVEKHYQTRCRGKDKNVSCMDCLKDFYGEEYVAHIKCISEAQKYASQSQGFAAKEPRNKNAQKQESWMDIIRSILDSNEYNLTPPVRSAFQKLQSVDNVPRKKAKFENFVGNCMRMPRNQASQVWDILEKELNKMKEAKQADLARAKAEKIAEIQQKQKAEAEEEAPPKKKAKVEATEDAAAEETSNGVSSDFDWTAQLTKIVTKQADGIFLEKLRKKLLKKYAKHLSVEELNEKQTKKFHKRFDKQLKLADSLQVEGDLVKIGS
- the LOC6608493 gene encoding general odorant-binding protein 68, whose amino-acid sequence is MCSKLFAFLLLLLTAWVTGRSTPPELDEDCELNSVDTMHDFCCDLHDESPHFSDCQMEWHEKIPYETDEEEQTYMFCTAECSFNSTNFLGRDRRSLNLNEVKEHLESDLVNDADIELLYDTYVKCDKHALSLMPHKGVKQLAKRFSRHGCHPYPGLVLECVANEMILHCPTKRFHQTAQCEETRNHLKQCMQYLKYKS
- the LOC6608494 gene encoding nidogen codes for the protein MPTFGSKLLACLLLSSVILVSGQFEHYLDSLRASELYEFEEGSLGSIQLLPKGDSETIVLQLEQPIHFYGEQYEQLYINTNGILTFNSEFPEYLNQPFPLEYASIAAFYSNVDTSFSDEGTWISLFESKEQSILDRASSLVRYAFSSQSEFEARQVIVATWRNVGYFDSKTDRLNTFQVALIANEQSTFVQFIYPDGGLNWLQGETAGLGLPDIRAQAGFVAEDGRFYTLNGSGSENARFLSESTNLGVPGVWLFEVAPIESEQNVRTPDNAESLTESPALALSCQAHAHQCHEKAECHDKAEGYCCVCGSGFYGNGKSCLANDQPIRVTGTLAGELNKQPVSEDAQLQSYVVTSEGRTYTTINPLTPELGAQLRLVLPLLTTVPWLFAKSVGGVVNGYQLTGGVYTHVSRLQFDSGENLHVNQTFEGLNYWDQLSVKIEIYGEVPAVAADAVLVLPDYVEEYTFERPGELKSVQVLNINITEEQRVLGLQVEQRILYRSCLRDDEADPSATKVLQKISNMALDYVERDQALRIGAMSKVGVTPESNACNDGTAECVENSVCVPYKDTYRCDCYHGFAAQLDERGVEVCLDIDECATGSHVCDENAVCDNTEGGFNCYCTEGFEGNGYRCLSNSTADNIEYPPAVEGQAEPTSEPNPNPIPYPDQGQDQEREREDERERDREQYPQPNPYPYPEEQIPQHPDECYRCSKDADCYQGRCTCHEGFDGDGYTCTNICGHGEVWENGRCEPLLLERHDVDLLCDALGECRCPYGYELSEDSLRCTYVQEFDGERNADLIPCDVDENCHINATCNWYGQEFRHICTCQPGFRGDGYNCDPISDDSCAIRPNICDVHADCVYEEQLGKSECHCQAGYTGNGFNCQLAAECQSAEHCGENAFCDDGVCRCQADFERDVSDRCVPAGRCGSVFCGSNAICKWDSVEGVQYCDCLKGYQGDALTGCTSKPLSCHVLNNCGIHATCEPTEDPANYECQCIAGFKGDGYVCIEEQNCLNNPTLCDMNAQCRSTNSGLVCVCNQGFFGNGSLCQERQHQNSEFLIVSHGVMIARVPLNGRNVRPISMAQMAIGLDKDCVEGRVYWGDISTKKIVSAKYDSTDLRPFITTDIESPEGIAIDVISRRLYWADSEKDTIEVASLDDPSLRTVIINKQLVNPRGIAVDPYREKLFWSDWDRESPKIEMSNLDGTGRELLLGKDAVTLPNSLVVLENSGEVCYADAGTKKVECIEPQNRQIRTISNQLTYPFGITFTHDQFYWTDWTTKKVEIVDSLGARQTPIQPPFFGSHKMYGMTVVEQHCPQYQSPCQISNGGCTDSRLCLVNRQAPSGKSCKCTSASTGCTVPAPGY
- the LOC116800640 gene encoding uncharacterized protein LOC116800640, with the translated sequence MRHTQKVLTRLCRSSAGGLRQKCRSFNQQNFKPSITDEANKRPTHFQSMREFFMHPLTWDRNNGYFNVVLALSIFGFCFFNSCAPCEQKRGGLEERTTRPQ